Proteins from a single region of Aquipuribacter sp. SD81:
- a CDS encoding VOC family protein has product MTPTASEHQVSARVQVSFDAADPPSLARFWALALGYVEQPPPPGYDTWDAWADEQGVPAEERDGFAALVDPAGRGPRLLFQRVPEAKSAKNRVHLDVTVSGPDHDRALVDARVRELEAAGGRVLADRSERGERWVVMADPEGNELCVQ; this is encoded by the coding sequence CCGACGGCCTCCGAGCACCAGGTGAGCGCGCGCGTCCAGGTGTCCTTCGACGCCGCCGACCCGCCGTCGCTCGCCCGGTTCTGGGCGCTGGCGCTCGGCTACGTCGAGCAGCCCCCGCCGCCCGGGTACGACACGTGGGACGCGTGGGCCGACGAGCAGGGCGTGCCCGCCGAGGAGCGCGACGGCTTCGCCGCGCTCGTCGACCCGGCGGGTCGTGGCCCGCGGCTGCTGTTCCAGCGGGTCCCCGAGGCGAAGAGCGCCAAGAACCGGGTGCACCTCGACGTGACCGTCAGCGGTCCCGACCACGACCGCGCCCTCGTCGACGCGCGCGTGCGCGAGCTCGAGGCCGCCGGTGGCCGCGTCCTCGCCGACCGCAGCGAGCGCGGCGAACGCTGGGTCGTCATGGCCGACCCCGAGGGCAACGAGCTCTGCGTGCAGTGA